The following proteins are co-located in the Halarcobacter sp. genome:
- a CDS encoding YbaB/EbfC family nucleoid-associated protein, protein MFDGIDLSKINLNEVMGQVQEMADKAKEENASKIFTSKAGGGMVELSINGNSEVIDLQIDDSLMDDKDSLQILLISAMNDVIKQSDENKKSMAMNMMGGFGSFGQN, encoded by the coding sequence ATGTTTGATGGTATTGATCTAAGTAAAATAAATTTAAATGAAGTGATGGGGCAGGTTCAAGAGATGGCTGATAAAGCCAAAGAGGAAAATGCTTCTAAAATTTTTACTTCAAAAGCAGGTGGAGGAATGGTTGAGCTTTCTATAAATGGAAACTCTGAAGTTATTGATCTTCAAATTGATGATTCTTTAATGGATGATAAAGATTCTCTTCAAATATTATTGATTTCTGCAATGAATGATGTAATAAAACAATCTGATGAAAACAAGAAATCTATGGCCATGAATATGATGGGTGGATTTGGTTCGTTTGGTCAAAATTAA
- a CDS encoding PAS domain-containing protein has translation MAAGQETVLDEYAFLVSETDEKGIIRFANDDFCKIAEYSLEELIGEPHNKVRDPEMPKKAFKSLWDTVQKGEIWTGYVKNATKSGGYYWVYATVYPFESCDGSKGYLSCRRKPSREEIDAIKEVYKQWNLEEGK, from the coding sequence ATGGCAGCAGGACAAGAGACAGTTTTAGATGAATATGCATTCTTAGTTAGTGAGACAGATGAAAAAGGTATAATAAGATTTGCCAATGATGATTTTTGTAAGATAGCAGAATATAGCCTAGAAGAGTTAATAGGAGAGCCGCATAATAAAGTAAGGGATCCTGAGATGCCAAAGAAAGCTTTTAAATCTTTATGGGATACAGTACAAAAAGGTGAGATTTGGACAGGATACGTAAAAAATGCAACAAAATCAGGAGGATATTATTGGGTATATGCTACAGTATATCCATTTGAAAGTTGTGATGGTTCTAAAGGTTATCTTTCTTGTAGAAGAAAACCTTCTAGAGAAGAGATTGACGCTATTAAGGAAGTTTACAAACAATGGAATTTAGAAGAGGGGAAATAG
- a CDS encoding peptidylprolyl isomerase produces the protein MKKIFFLLFGFMLLLEAANPIAIIKTNQGEMKIELRPDLAPKAVENFITHAKNGYYNGTVFHRVIKNFMIQGGDPTASGRGGESIWGKPFKDEFAPNITFNKPGILAMANAGPNTNGSQFFITTVPTPWLNGRHTIFGYLKDGMKTLRAIENVPTLGQSNGNKPLMEQKILNIEIK, from the coding sequence ATGAAAAAAATATTTTTTCTACTTTTTGGTTTCATGTTACTTTTAGAAGCAGCGAATCCTATTGCAATTATAAAAACAAATCAAGGTGAAATGAAAATTGAATTAAGACCTGATTTAGCACCTAAAGCCGTTGAAAACTTTATTACCCATGCAAAAAATGGTTATTATAATGGTACTGTTTTTCATAGAGTAATTAAAAACTTTATGATACAAGGAGGAGATCCTACAGCTTCTGGTAGAGGTGGAGAATCAATCTGGGGAAAACCTTTTAAAGATGAATTTGCACCTAATATAACTTTTAATAAGCCAGGGATTTTAGCTATGGCAAATGCAGGTCCTAATACAAATGGAAGTCAATTTTTTATAACAACAGTTCCTACACCATGGTTAAATGGAAGACATACTATTTTTGGTTATTTAAAAGATGGAATGAAGACTCTAAGAGCTATAGAAAATGTTCCAACTCTTGGTCAAAGTAATGGAAACAAACCCTTAATGGAACAAAAGATTTTAAATATTGAGATCAAATAA
- a CDS encoding chemotaxis protein CheW — protein METINNTHEEVIDYANSSEFMTFELGKMKYAIELPKIREILTYPKNITILPNTTKWVKGLINLRGEVVPILDIRVKFNTGEVVYNESTAVIAVITEDNRMIGIVVDKVDDVQRIDTSTLAPVSDMGSAIPSKYLKGFVRLANNQMLVIMDIESVVSKDELKN, from the coding sequence ATGGAAACAATTAATAATACTCATGAAGAAGTAATAGATTATGCAAACTCAAGTGAGTTTATGACATTTGAACTTGGTAAAATGAAATATGCGATTGAATTACCTAAGATTAGAGAAATTCTTACATATCCTAAGAATATAACAATATTACCTAATACAACAAAATGGGTAAAAGGTTTAATTAATCTTAGAGGTGAAGTTGTTCCAATTCTTGATATTAGAGTTAAATTTAATACAGGTGAAGTTGTTTATAATGAAAGTACAGCAGTTATTGCTGTAATAACAGAAGATAATAGAATGATTGGAATTGTAGTTGATAAAGTTGATGATGTTCAGAGAATTGATACTTCAACATTAGCACCTGTATCTGATATGGGGTCAGCAATTCCTTCTAAATATTTAAAAGGTTTTGTAAGATTGGCAAACAATCAAATGCTTGTAATAATGGACATTGAATCTGTTGTTAGTAAAGATGAATTAAAGAATTAA
- a CDS encoding response regulator, which produces MQEKIEKLKRLKLLFVEDETDLVEIITDTLQKLNANFLSAKNGQEALDIIEANDDIDIIVTDINMPVMNGLVMIKELRDKGNSIPIIIMSAHTETDYINKAKELGVDNYLLKPFDFIKFIDLITEMEIK; this is translated from the coding sequence ATGCAAGAAAAAATAGAAAAATTAAAGCGATTAAAACTACTATTTGTAGAAGACGAGACAGATCTTGTCGAAATTATTACTGATACATTACAAAAGTTAAATGCAAACTTTTTATCAGCAAAAAATGGTCAAGAGGCTCTTGATATTATAGAAGCTAATGATGACATAGATATTATTGTCACAGATATAAATATGCCTGTTATGAATGGTCTTGTTATGATTAAAGAATTGCGAGACAAGGGTAACTCTATTCCTATTATCATAATGTCAGCACATACAGAAACAGATTATATAAATAAGGCAAAAGAGTTAGGTGTTGATAATTATTTATTAAAGCCTTTTGATTTTATTAAATTTATCGATTTAATAACTGAAATGGAAATAAAATAA
- a CDS encoding AAA family ATPase, giving the protein MIIIPQTKGGVGKSTVAMQVIAPYLFKKHGKKVTYIEIDDENNDSKSFTRTEIVDKRMLGTNKLTELDELILMDDNHEIIVDVGGNKTSSLVLEEIKKVGSFGNIKWIIPLGDGELDGKNAIATLKKIKKIEQNLDNNILFALNRAISMDADYIEEQFINFFGHKYLDSNSVICDFVKDPKYFPVKNDKVITMSRYLGSTVWEMAYNNTDFAAKAMKAKELGDIESARKYLFFRRIQTEAKDYVLGTLNKIFYDLDNWLNIKK; this is encoded by the coding sequence ATGATTATTATTCCACAAACAAAAGGTGGTGTTGGTAAATCTACAGTTGCAATGCAAGTAATTGCACCGTATCTTTTTAAAAAACATGGCAAAAAAGTAACTTACATAGAAATTGATGATGAGAATAATGACAGTAAATCTTTTACAAGAACTGAAATTGTTGATAAAAGAATGTTAGGGACTAACAAACTTACAGAATTAGATGAACTTATCTTAATGGATGATAATCATGAGATTATTGTTGATGTAGGTGGAAATAAAACCTCCTCTTTAGTTTTAGAAGAGATTAAAAAAGTTGGTTCGTTTGGTAATATAAAATGGATTATTCCTCTAGGTGATGGGGAATTAGATGGTAAAAATGCTATTGCAACTTTGAAAAAAATTAAAAAAATTGAACAAAATCTAGATAACAATATTCTTTTTGCTTTAAATAGAGCGATTTCTATGGATGCAGATTATATTGAAGAGCAATTTATAAACTTTTTTGGACATAAATATTTAGATAGTAATTCAGTTATTTGTGATTTTGTAAAGGATCCTAAATATTTTCCTGTTAAAAATGATAAAGTTATTACCATGAGTAGATATTTAGGAAGTACTGTATGGGAAATGGCATACAATAATACTGATTTTGCTGCTAAAGCTATGAAAGCAAAAGAGTTAGGAGATATTGAAAGTGCTAGAAAATATCTTTTCTTTAGAAGAATACAAACAGAAGCAAAAGATTATGTATTAGGAACACTTAATAAAATATTTTATGATTTAGATAATTGGTTAAATATTAAAAAATGA
- a CDS encoding methyl-accepting chemotaxis protein, translating to MNSESIANKIRTKLIIAGIFIILFAIAVSYYMISNMDKEIQINTKKHFELLIKERIKSKMNIGLTNAITLSKNTDIMAALEYNDRDTAKLSLDGISKAMKAGTSLKNVKIHIHDKNVKSFFRAWKPDKYGDDLSSFRQTILEVKKTKKPLNAIEVGRAGLVLRGLAPIFDIEDKYLGSIEYIQGFNSIVKDFKQDGEYLLVLMNEKFKRGNALSEQNKIGKYYISQNVSDKNFVNSFSKIDINSLKQNGLLKGSNYFYTAFPIKDLKGNQIGIYVLGKNIKELEDLISKSSQIVFVMLTLMAILIVVFVIITMVLFKKIVTGGLNKFKSNFAYFLEFVSFKINTFNKPAVYTNDEIGQMLIMLNEAAETFDKKLKNDMRVIGEIVLTTDKVEQGIYKCRINSNSDNPMIMTLKSTINKMLDAMDSNMKELMKALGHYSEGDFREKAYIPENLKADMLAVMNSINKLGETLGENAKSNLHNGETLEDNSTTMTNSMENLAVKANEQAASLEETAAAVEEITSITRGNAENATKMATLGQTVRDSVTTGEDLATKTALSMDEINEKVTAINEAINVIDQIAFQTNILSLNAAVEAATAGEAGKGFAVVAQEVRNLASRSAQAAKEIKELVEDANLKANEGKVISDNMIEGYKELNTHISETIHIIEDVSVASKEQMTGIEQINDTITMLDRVTQENANEANQVKEIAKEVSAMANELVQDAKNKRFN from the coding sequence ATGAATTCAGAATCTATAGCAAATAAAATTCGAACAAAACTTATTATAGCAGGTATATTTATTATACTATTTGCAATTGCAGTTTCATATTATATGATCTCTAACATGGATAAAGAGATACAAATAAATACAAAAAAACATTTTGAACTTTTAATTAAAGAAAGAATTAAATCAAAAATGAATATTGGTTTAACAAATGCTATTACTCTTTCAAAAAACACAGATATTATGGCTGCCTTGGAATATAACGATAGAGATACAGCTAAGCTTTCTTTAGATGGTATCTCAAAAGCTATGAAAGCTGGAACTTCTTTAAAAAATGTGAAAATCCATATACATGATAAAAATGTAAAATCTTTTTTTAGAGCTTGGAAACCAGATAAATATGGAGATGATTTAAGCTCTTTTAGACAAACAATTTTAGAAGTTAAGAAAACAAAGAAACCTTTAAATGCAATTGAAGTTGGAAGAGCAGGATTAGTTTTAAGAGGTTTAGCTCCAATTTTTGATATAGAAGATAAATATCTAGGTTCAATTGAATATATTCAAGGATTTAATTCTATAGTAAAAGATTTTAAACAAGATGGTGAATACCTCCTTGTTTTAATGAATGAAAAATTTAAAAGAGGTAATGCTTTATCTGAACAAAATAAAATTGGAAAATATTATATATCTCAAAATGTAAGTGATAAAAATTTTGTAAATAGTTTTTCAAAAATTGATATCAATAGTTTAAAACAAAATGGTTTATTAAAAGGTTCAAATTATTTTTATACAGCTTTTCCTATTAAAGATTTAAAAGGGAATCAAATTGGTATTTATGTTTTAGGTAAAAATATCAAAGAGTTAGAAGATTTGATTAGTAAATCATCACAAATAGTTTTTGTAATGCTTACTCTAATGGCAATTTTAATCGTAGTTTTTGTAATTATTACAATGGTTTTATTTAAGAAAATTGTTACAGGTGGATTAAATAAATTTAAATCGAATTTTGCATATTTTTTAGAGTTTGTTTCTTTTAAAATTAATACCTTTAATAAACCAGCAGTTTATACAAATGATGAGATTGGTCAGATGTTAATAATGTTAAATGAAGCAGCTGAAACTTTTGATAAAAAATTGAAAAATGATATGAGAGTTATAGGGGAGATTGTTTTAACTACTGATAAAGTTGAGCAAGGTATATATAAATGTAGAATTAATTCAAATTCTGATAACCCTATGATTATGACTTTAAAAAGTACAATCAATAAAATGTTGGATGCTATGGATTCAAATATGAAAGAGTTAATGAAAGCTTTAGGTCATTATTCAGAGGGTGATTTTAGAGAAAAAGCATATATTCCTGAAAATTTGAAAGCAGATATGCTAGCAGTAATGAACTCAATAAATAAACTAGGAGAGACCTTAGGAGAGAACGCAAAAAGTAACCTGCATAACGGAGAGACGTTAGAGGATAACTCAACAACAATGACAAACTCAATGGAAAACCTAGCAGTAAAAGCGAATGAACAAGCAGCAAGCCTAGAAGAGACAGCAGCAGCAGTAGAAGAGATCACCTCAATAACAAGAGGAAACGCAGAGAATGCTACAAAAATGGCAACACTAGGACAAACAGTAAGAGATTCAGTAACAACAGGTGAAGACTTAGCCACAAAAACAGCCTTATCAATGGATGAGATAAATGAAAAAGTAACAGCAATAAATGAAGCGATTAATGTAATAGATCAAATAGCCTTCCAAACAAATATACTTTCTTTAAATGCAGCAGTAGAAGCAGCAACAGCAGGAGAAGCAGGGAAAGGTTTTGCAGTAGTAGCACAAGAAGTAAGAAACCTAGCAAGTAGAAGTGCCCAAGCAGCAAAAGAGATAAAAGAATTAGTAGAAGATGCAAACCTAAAAGCAAATGAAGGGAAAGTAATATCAGATAATATGATAGAAGGATATAAAGAGTTAAATACACATATAAGTGAAACAATCCATATCATAGAAGATGTAAGTGTAGCATCAAAAGAACAGATGACAGGTATAGAACAAATCAATGATACAATAACAATGCTAGATAGAGTAACACAAGAGAATGCAAATGAAGCTAATCAAGTAAAAGAGATAGCAAAAGAAGTATCAGCAATGGCAAATGAATTAGTGCAAGATGCCAAAAATAAGAGATTTAACTAA
- the groES gene encoding co-chaperone GroES, which yields MSFKPLGKRVLVQRTEVEEKTASGIILVDSAKEKPNTAVVKAVGSEVTELKEGDTIVFEQFRGTEFTLNGEDYLVLDIENIIGVM from the coding sequence ATGAGTTTTAAACCATTAGGTAAAAGAGTTCTTGTTCAAAGAACAGAAGTAGAAGAAAAGACTGCAAGTGGGATTATCCTTGTAGATTCAGCAAAAGAGAAACCTAACACTGCGGTTGTAAAAGCTGTTGGTTCTGAAGTTACAGAACTAAAAGAGGGAGATACTATTGTATTCGAACAATTTAGAGGAACAGAGTTCACTTTAAATGGTGAAGATTATTTAGTATTAGATATAGAAAATATTATAGGAGTTATGTAA
- a CDS encoding response regulator encodes MSGTIDKKLLKRLKLLYVEDDDTVRADLSSLLSNFFDTVYTAKDGQEGLSLYKEKQNEIDVIVADINMPVLTGIQMLQKIREFDKEIPTIFATAYSDNEFLVDAIKLKVSEYIIKPIDIRKLMTSLNEIAKNIYHDFLINQQNKELKKYKDIIYNNNIVIRTNKNMKITFVNDLFCEITGFDKKELLGEELTILRHKDTDSEIYKKIYNSILNNRQWNGELKNLTKDGNFYYADTSIVSTLNDSGEITGCLIIQKDETLKAIKRREIQTSLIKDKSEIFQKSKKSSAELYQVINNLNYELESLKNNLLKEKQEKDSYISTLERYSSENKKLLSEIITYRKVNETSHDATRKLIKMSKESADLKVEIKRLETKLEMIEDEHQKELKQQKVYYEVKLDDMDKLLTNVKEKLDAVENVEAVSQKLAYWKEKAKSEAKKNEKIEREIISYGDKKLMTKLFGGR; translated from the coding sequence ATGTCTGGGACTATTGATAAAAAACTTTTAAAAAGACTTAAACTACTTTATGTTGAAGATGATGATACTGTAAGAGCAGATTTGTCATCTTTACTCTCAAATTTTTTTGACACAGTGTATACAGCAAAAGATGGACAAGAGGGACTATCTTTATATAAAGAAAAACAAAATGAAATTGATGTAATTGTAGCTGATATAAATATGCCAGTTTTAACAGGTATTCAAATGTTACAAAAGATAAGAGAGTTTGACAAAGAGATACCTACAATATTCGCAACTGCATATTCTGATAATGAATTTTTAGTTGATGCTATTAAACTAAAAGTTTCAGAGTACATAATTAAACCGATTGATATTAGAAAGCTGATGACTTCATTAAATGAAATAGCAAAAAATATTTATCATGATTTTCTTATAAATCAACAAAATAAAGAACTTAAAAAATATAAAGATATAATTTATAACAATAATATTGTTATAAGAACTAATAAAAATATGAAAATCACTTTTGTTAATGATCTTTTTTGTGAAATTACTGGATTTGACAAAAAAGAGTTATTAGGAGAAGAATTAACCATCTTAAGACACAAAGATACTGATTCTGAAATCTATAAAAAAATTTATAATAGTATACTAAACAATAGACAATGGAATGGTGAACTAAAAAACTTAACAAAAGATGGAAACTTTTATTATGCTGATACTTCTATTGTATCTACATTAAACGATTCAGGGGAGATTACTGGTTGTTTGATTATACAAAAAGATGAAACTTTAAAAGCTATAAAAAGAAGAGAAATTCAAACTTCCTTGATAAAAGATAAAAGTGAAATTTTTCAAAAAAGTAAGAAAAGTTCAGCTGAACTTTATCAAGTAATAAATAATTTAAATTATGAGCTTGAATCTTTGAAAAATAATTTATTAAAAGAGAAGCAAGAAAAAGATTCTTATATAAGTACACTGGAAAGATACAGTAGTGAAAATAAAAAACTTTTAAGTGAAATAATTACATATAGAAAAGTCAATGAAACTTCACATGATGCAACAAGAAAATTGATTAAGATGTCAAAAGAGAGTGCAGATTTAAAAGTTGAAATAAAAAGATTAGAAACAAAATTAGAGATGATTGAAGATGAACATCAAAAAGAATTAAAACAACAAAAAGTTTATTATGAAGTTAAATTAGATGATATGGATAAACTTTTAACAAATGTAAAAGAGAAATTAGATGCAGTTGAAAATGTTGAAGCAGTTTCACAAAAATTAGCTTATTGGAAAGAAAAAGCAAAAAGTGAGGCAAAGAAAAATGAAAAGATCGAAAGAGAAATAATAAGTTATGGTGATAAAAAATTGATGACTAAACTTTTCGGAGGAAGATAA
- a CDS encoding (2Fe-2S) ferredoxin domain-containing protein, giving the protein MEMPAIPQPTFYIFKCEQSAPPGMPKPSCVTEESRDLFNHLAQTMMQKGLMGPVQPIRTSCLGRCQMGPVMLVEPGHHMYCQLSKEKIDKIVEEHIIGGTPVHEYLIPEQFWGDPISLS; this is encoded by the coding sequence ATGGAAATGCCAGCAATTCCTCAACCAACATTTTATATCTTTAAATGTGAACAAAGCGCTCCTCCAGGTATGCCAAAACCTTCATGTGTAACAGAGGAAAGTAGAGACTTATTTAATCATTTAGCACAAACCATGATGCAAAAAGGATTAATGGGACCAGTTCAGCCAATTAGAACATCATGTTTAGGTCGCTGTCAAATGGGACCAGTAATGTTAGTTGAACCAGGTCATCACATGTACTGCCAGTTATCTAAGGAAAAAATAGATAAAATAGTCGAAGAACACATTATAGGTGGAACTCCTGTTCATGAGTATTTAATACCTGAACAATTCTGGGGAGATCCTATAAGTTTATCTTAA
- the ubiE gene encoding bifunctional demethylmenaquinone methyltransferase/2-methoxy-6-polyprenyl-1,4-benzoquinol methylase UbiE codes for MGKQEKIVTMFNEIAGTYDIANRVLSLGIDKSWRNKACNKAFELYDKNEIERIVDVACGTGDMIEFWQRIAKDNGILLDNIVGVDPSVGMMDVAKQKLPEVKFIEAGAAQMPLENDSADIISISYGIRNVVQRQEAFDEFSRVLKKGGLVVISEFTKKEKTSVLDHLTDFYMNKVLPTLGGLISKNKAAYTYLPNSIDEFLTTENLCKELKQAGLEPIYTKDFSMKISTLIIARKI; via the coding sequence ATGGGTAAACAAGAAAAAATTGTAACTATGTTTAATGAAATTGCAGGAACATACGATATTGCAAATAGAGTATTAAGTCTTGGGATTGATAAATCATGGAGAAACAAAGCTTGTAACAAAGCTTTTGAACTTTATGATAAAAATGAGATAGAAAGAATTGTTGATGTTGCTTGTGGTACAGGTGATATGATAGAGTTTTGGCAAAGAATTGCAAAAGATAATGGTATTTTGTTAGATAATATTGTAGGTGTAGATCCAAGTGTTGGAATGATGGATGTAGCAAAACAAAAACTTCCTGAAGTAAAATTTATTGAAGCAGGTGCTGCACAAATGCCTTTAGAAAATGACAGTGCTGATATCATCTCAATCTCATATGGAATTAGAAATGTTGTTCAAAGACAAGAAGCTTTTGATGAATTCTCAAGAGTTCTAAAAAAAGGTGGTCTTGTTGTAATCTCTGAGTTTACTAAAAAAGAAAAGACTTCTGTTTTAGATCATTTAACTGACTTTTATATGAATAAAGTATTGCCTACATTAGGAGGACTAATTTCTAAAAATAAAGCTGCATATACTTATCTTCCAAACTCAATTGATGAGTTTTTAACAACTGAAAATCTTTGCAAAGAGTTAAAACAAGCAGGACTTGAACCTATTTATACTAAAGATTTCTCAATGAAAATCTCAACTTTAATTATCGCAAGAAAAATATAG
- the xseA gene encoding exodeoxyribonuclease VII large subunit yields the protein MNSAISVSTLNTQIKSLLETTFINVYVEGEISNLTYHNSGHIYFSIKDENSTISCVMFKGNAKYLKFQLEVGQKITITGTITVYTPRGSYQLLCNKIEPSGQGALALAYEQLKAKLQAKGYFNPEIKKALPKYPKKIALITSPTGAAIADMKKVATHRWPLVELVLIPTLVQGEEAKYDIIKSIKYAQTLDVDLLIVGRGGGSLEDLWAFNEELVATAIYECSKPIISAVGHEIDFLISDFVADIRAATPSNAMEIALPDINEHRIYLDNLESDLSIRFKNLVSQKQNSLDNIKSLFEQNSLKSKFNFIEEQIKLMKKNYDSYMSTILNNKQNSINLLKNAIESNHPSKKELNGYAQITLKNKIIKLEDLKEDDIIALQSPKTIVSCKVLNIKNQ from the coding sequence TTGAATTCTGCAATATCTGTTTCCACACTAAATACTCAAATAAAATCTTTATTAGAAACAACATTTATAAATGTTTATGTTGAAGGGGAAATTTCTAATTTAACTTATCATAATTCTGGACATATATATTTTTCTATAAAAGATGAAAATTCTACTATCTCATGCGTTATGTTTAAAGGTAATGCAAAGTATTTGAAGTTTCAATTGGAAGTGGGACAAAAAATCACTATTACAGGGACTATTACTGTTTATACACCAAGGGGAAGTTATCAACTTTTATGTAATAAAATTGAACCTTCTGGACAAGGGGCATTAGCTCTAGCTTATGAACAATTAAAAGCAAAACTTCAAGCAAAAGGGTATTTTAATCCTGAAATAAAAAAAGCATTACCAAAATATCCTAAAAAAATAGCACTTATCACCTCTCCAACGGGTGCAGCAATTGCAGATATGAAAAAAGTAGCTACTCATAGATGGCCTTTAGTTGAACTTGTATTAATACCAACATTAGTGCAAGGAGAAGAAGCAAAATATGATATTATAAAATCAATAAAGTATGCTCAAACTTTAGATGTTGATCTTTTGATTGTTGGAAGAGGTGGGGGAAGTTTAGAGGATTTATGGGCATTTAATGAGGAGTTAGTTGCGACTGCTATTTATGAATGCTCAAAACCAATTATCTCTGCTGTTGGTCATGAAATAGATTTTTTAATTTCTGATTTTGTAGCTGATATTAGAGCTGCAACACCATCAAATGCAATGGAAATTGCACTTCCTGATATAAATGAACATAGAATATATTTAGATAATTTAGAGAGTGACCTAAGTATTAGATTTAAAAATTTAGTTTCACAAAAACAAAATAGTTTAGATAATATAAAATCTCTTTTTGAACAAAACTCTTTAAAATCAAAATTTAATTTTATTGAAGAGCAAATAAAATTAATGAAGAAAAATTATGATAGTTATATGAGTACTATTTTAAATAATAAACAAAATAGTATTAATTTATTAAAAAATGCAATAGAATCTAATCATCCAAGTAAAAAAGAGTTAAATGGCTATGCTCAGATAACTTTAAAAAATAAAATAATAAAACTGGAAGATTTAAAAGAAGATGATATTATTGCTTTGCAATCCCCAAAAACGATAGTTTCATGTAAGGTATTAAATATAAAAAATCAATAA
- a CDS encoding polyprenyl synthetase family protein, giving the protein MQKLLKTFEDYLFDNLPTSNTFHPYFEKALGEMLKAGGKRFRPMLLLCVVKSKKPLLLNNSLPVALGLEMLHTYSLVHDDLPAMDDADLRRGFKTIHKKYDEVTAILVGDALNTESFNKIVNAPLHNDIKIELIKTLSTDGGINGMIIGQAIDCFFENQKLELNQLEFLHIHKTAKLIAASLKMGAIISEYDLMTQEKLYNFGIDLGLLFQIQDDIIDETQSEEEAGKTTQNDSAKNSFVNLLGLDGAIKSADELANKCIDELNSLDDNLKDSLNELLLKYINRHKN; this is encoded by the coding sequence ATGCAAAAACTTTTAAAAACATTTGAAGATTATCTATTTGATAATCTTCCCACTTCAAATACATTTCATCCTTACTTTGAAAAAGCTCTAGGTGAGATGTTAAAAGCTGGGGGAAAAAGATTTAGACCTATGCTATTACTTTGTGTGGTAAAATCAAAAAAACCTTTATTATTAAATAATTCACTTCCTGTAGCACTTGGATTAGAGATGTTACATACTTATTCTTTAGTACATGATGATTTACCAGCAATGGATGATGCAGATTTAAGAAGAGGTTTTAAAACTATTCATAAAAAATATGATGAAGTTACTGCAATATTAGTAGGTGATGCCTTAAATACTGAGAGTTTTAACAAAATAGTAAATGCACCATTACATAATGATATAAAAATAGAATTGATTAAAACATTAAGCACTGATGGTGGAATTAATGGAATGATTATTGGTCAAGCAATAGATTGTTTTTTTGAAAATCAAAAATTAGAATTAAACCAATTAGAATTTTTGCATATTCATAAAACTGCAAAACTTATTGCTGCAAGTTTGAAAATGGGTGCAATAATTTCTGAATATGATTTAATGACACAAGAAAAGTTATATAACTTTGGTATAGATTTAGGTTTATTATTTCAAATTCAAGATGATATTATAGATGAAACACAAAGTGAAGAGGAAGCAGGGAAAACTACACAAAACGATAGTGCTAAAAATTCATTTGTAAACCTTTTAGGTTTAGACGGAGCAATCAAGAGTGCTGATGAATTAGCAAATAAGTGTATTGACGAATTAAACAGTCTTGATGATAATTTAAAAGATTCCCTAAACGAGCTACTTTTAAAATATATAAATAGACATAAAAATTAA
- the panD gene encoding aspartate 1-decarboxylase, which produces MTFDMLYSKIHRATVTDANLNYVGSITIDEDLMKASKLRVGQKVEIVNINNGERFATYVIKGKAGSKDMCLNGAAARKVEIGDKIIVISYASYSEEELETYKPTVVIVDDENNIDSITNELVGSDHV; this is translated from the coding sequence ATGACATTTGATATGCTTTATAGTAAGATTCATAGAGCAACTGTAACTGATGCAAACTTGAATTATGTTGGTTCAATCACAATTGATGAAGATTTAATGAAAGCTTCTAAATTAAGGGTTGGACAAAAAGTTGAAATTGTTAATATAAACAATGGTGAAAGATTTGCAACTTACGTTATAAAAGGGAAAGCAGGCAGCAAAGATATGTGTTTAAATGGCGCAGCTGCAAGAAAAGTAGAAATAGGTGATAAGATTATTGTAATTTCATATGCTTCATATTCTGAAGAGGAATTAGAAACTTATAAACCAACAGTTGTAATCGTTGATGATGAAAATAATATTGATTCAATAACTAACGAACTTGTAGGAAGTGACCATGTTTGA